The Coccidioides posadasii str. Silveira chromosome 3, complete sequence genome contains a region encoding:
- a CDS encoding uncharacterized protein (EggNog:ENOG410PK4T~COG:I~BUSCO:9099at33183), giving the protein MTRARPGHSILMTYYFVLATVLFLSALARPYDGTSRRVSQKLFDSLEELARIVDITYCVGTTGIYKPFRCAGRCKEFEGFELVKTWNTGPLLSDSCGYLALSHPPWPKRIILAFRGTYSITNTIVDLSAVPQVYVPYPERPGRDDGGDRCLNCTVHAGFMTSWVNARAAILGPLSDTIAKYPDYQLVVTGHSLGGAVAAIASLELRARGWNPQVTTFGEPRIGNRALAEYLNDQFSLPTDSLPPSFVRNEEKSSPSFCRVTHVDDPVPLLPLSEWGYYPHAGEIFISKPDLPPSLGDLRFCIGDADPRCSSHQRLLGLEEVAQLFNSDDKLYEHESCLERVHVEKYQDQYSMSVPMAYKPWDLFFAHRDYFWRIGVCLPKPENWIPGWKDPKWPWKWKWKWPWQSRI; this is encoded by the exons ATGACTCGAGCGCGGCCAGGTCATTCAATCTTGATGACCTATTATTTTGTTCTGGCGACGGTTCTATTTCTCTCAGCTCTTGCCCGGCCGTATGACGGTACTAGCAGGCGGGTTTCACAGAAGCTATTTGACTCCCTCGAAGAACTCGCGCGCATTGTCGATATAACTTATTGCGTGGGCACCACCGGAATATACAAGCCATTCCGGTGTGCTGGGAGATGTAAGGAATTCGAAGGGTTTGAGCTGGTCAAA ACCTGGAATACCGGCCCTTTGCTCTCGGACTCATGTGGTTACTTAGCGCTTTCCCATCCTCCCTGGCCGAAACGGATTATTCTTGCTTTCCGCGGAACATATTCGATAACTAACACCATTGTTGATCTATCCGCCGTGCCGCAAGTTTACGTCCCGTATCCGGAACGGCCTGGACGGGATGACGGTGGGGACAGGTGCCTAAACTGTACCGTACACGCCGGCTTTATGACCTCCTGGGTTAATGCCCGTGCTGCAATATTGGGGCCACTCAGTGATACCATTGCCAAATACCCAGACTACCAACTTGTTGTAACTGGACACTCTCTTGGCGGTGCCGTTGCTGCCATTGCAAGTTTGGAACTGCGTGCACGCGGCTGGAACCCGCAGGTTACCACATTTGGAGAGCCAAGGATAGGGAATCGCGCGCTGGCGGAATATTTGAATGATCAGTTTTCGCTGCCCACTGATAGCTTACCTCCGAGTTTCGTGAGGAATGAAGAAAAGAGTTCTCCATCTTTTTGTCGCGTGACCCACGTAGATGACCCCGTTCCCCTCCTCCCTCTCTCAGAATGGGGCTATTATCCACATGCGGGGGAGATATTTATTTCAAAGCCAGACTTGCCTCCTTCCCTGGGTGATCTTCGCTTTTGCATCGGAGACGCCGACCCAAGATGCAGTTCACATCAGCGGCTTTTGGGTCTCGAAGAGGTGGCGCAGTTGTTTAACTCAGATGATAAACTTTACGAACACGAGTCGTGCCTTGAGAGAGTGCACGTCGAGAAgtatcaagatcaatattCCATGTCTGTACCAATGGCCTACAAGCCTTGGGATTTGTTCTTCGCCCACAGAGATTATTTCTGGAGAATTGGTGTCTGCCTGCCTAAGCCAGAGAATTGGATTCCCGGGTGGAAAGATCCGAAGTGGCCGTGGAAATGGAAATGGAAGTGGCCATGGCAAAGCAGAATTTAA